One Rhipicephalus microplus isolate Deutch F79 chromosome 4, USDA_Rmic, whole genome shotgun sequence genomic window carries:
- the LOC142814463 gene encoding uncharacterized protein LOC142814463, giving the protein MSTLKFATWNVRGFRDKSKQRDILTFAQAQGIDVLFLQETNFLSPLEVSTFRREFQVDAFFSLTKSRACGVGVVFTTRRFLQKAFCIFGADGRSLMLDLYISERRIQFVNVYAPVTRKNTNTFFRQLHDLLSEPVPHVLLGGFNCVVDSSRDVRGPGRGGSTYYAGELVKTFLRHLRLSGACVIAHGDLFVATRASLLTASRLDRTYLPDLLLSSLVAWEVFSPPADLASRSDHLPLATTLSDSPGLRTDDHEWRVDPALLQDDDSIERIRARLRASMANAPDLTPRS; this is encoded by the coding sequence ATGTCAACTCTCAAGTTCGCCACCTGGAACGTCCGTGGGTTTCGTGACAAATCGAAACAGCGAGACATTCTGACCTTCGCCCAAGCACAGGGTATCGATGTGCTCTTTTTACAAGAGACTAACTTCCTGTCGCCGTTAGAGGTCTCAACCTTCAGACGCGAGTTTCAGGTGGACGCCTTCTTCTCCCTAACTAAATCAAGAGCCTGTGGAGTGGGAGTGGTCTTTACTACGCGTCGCTTCCTGCAAAAGGCGTTCTGCATCTTCGGTGCTGACGGCAGGTCGCTCATGTTGGACCTCTACATCAGCGAAAGACGGATTCAGTTCGTGAACGTGTACGCCCCAGTGACACGGAAGAACACAAACACCTTCTTCCGACAGCTGCACGACCTTCTTTCGGAACCCGTCCCGCACGTCCTGCTGGGGGGCTTCAACTGTGTCGTGGACTCGTCGCGCGATGTCAGGGGACCAGGCCGAGGGGGGTCCACGTACTATGCTGGGGAGCTCGTAAAGACTTTTCTTCGACACCTTCGGTTATCTGGCGCGTGCGTGATCGCGCATGGCGACCTTTTTGTCGCAACTCGAGCCTCTCTACTCACAGCCAGTCGATTAGATCGGACGTATCTTCCCGACTTACTCCTTTCCTCGCTCGTTGCGTGGGAGGTCTTTTCCCCTCCGGCAGACCTAGCGAGTCGATCAGATCACCTCCCCCTTGCCACTACGCTTAGCGACTCTCCTGGACTCCGTACTGATGACCATGAATGGCGAGTGGACCCAGCACTCCTGCAAGACGATGATAGCATCGAGCGCATTAGGGCGCGGTTGCGGGCCTCCATGGCGAACGCCCCGGACCTAACCCCACGCTCGTGA